Proteins encoded together in one Pectinophora gossypiella chromosome 20, ilPecGoss1.1, whole genome shotgun sequence window:
- the LOC126375991 gene encoding squamous cell carcinoma antigen recognized by T-cells 3-like: protein MAIVEDEVRNESEEENEIEVVVEEDDGEQDSDSDDDDDEEALERKVAELDQRITEEPYNYDDHIELIQALWNLSDLDRWRAAFERLTSMTALRADDWLLRLRTEITLAHAAPDRERIIDLFKQASLDCYSIPIFSEWCSWALTGSVAEAREQLDEILRRAGADPFSGKLFWDAKLELEKSQFDTMSEDNAEYSAARERVVWSLEEAASRPLLRAEQALATLRDVASHKDDKYFDKVQKQHEAAMEYLQKVTPFEDKLLTAETPEEKLKIFEEYIDTVKQLSQEDKYAECDSDGILKVLYERASTSCGAGAGVAALLRAYARHAEQRSSRATYARVLAAAARRSPGTHYFWAAQMQHAEKEGKDFDEVKSIFERALANGMDAYVQSEAIWLAYLEFMRRRTDFAVEADVDRLRRTFRLGWDSLAETWGEEANDCEVPLFWARLEYRRMKDPRQGKEIFEELFKYGDNKSFSKYWEALIGLEWERRPQPSEHKLRDLFRRALRFVKDYPPSIARLWTDYERDYGEMHTMRECSEACEVKLKEWRENYQEMKEKMSGSKNKGKQNKKNKFDKKKKKEDDQPKKGKRKSEQSEEGGSVKRKRDEDTQVEGKDKDNKKESKKETDGGGVKRSHEEEETDSTDSKRQRTDSAESEPRCAAREACTLFVSNLEFKVNEQKLRDELSKYGEIASLRVKAGVKAFGGSICYCQYKTPEAVDEALKHDRTPLEGRPMFFSRYSSKKSKPSFKYATTAEKNKLFVKNLPFSHCTKDALTDIFGQHGKLKDVRAVTHKDGRPKGLAYIEYEDESSAAQALQQTHGLLVAERRLDVALSAPPPRAPAAPALGQAKRDPTAGMRRTQISSFIPSVLQKASTSKATNGDHAAAEKRPLSNADFRSMLLN, encoded by the exons ATGGCAATTGTCGAGGATGAGGTGCGGAATGAGTCTGAGGAGGAGAATGAAATAGAAGTGGTCGTAGAGGAAGACGACGGCGAACAAGATTCCGATTCTGAC GATGATGATGACGAGGAGGCTCTGGAGAGGAAGGTGGCTGAACTGGACCAGAGGATTACTGAGGAGCCATACAACTATGATGACCACATTGAACTGATACAAGCATTGTG GAATCTATCGGACCTGGACCGATGGCGCGCGGCGTTCGAGCGCCTGACCTCGATGACTGCGCTACGAGCGGACGACTGGCTGCTGCGCCTGCGCACCGAGATCACTCTGGCGCACGCCGCGCCCGACCGCGAGCGCATCATTGACTTGTTCAAACAGGCCTCGCTTGACTGCTACT CAATTCCGATCTTCAGCGAGTGGTGCTCGTGGGCTCTGACGGGCTCGGTGGCGGAGGCGCGCGAGCAGCTGGACGAGATCCTGCGCCGCGCCGGCGCCGACCCCTTCTCCGGGAAGCTTTTCTGGGACGCCAAACTCGAGCTCGAGAAGTCGCAGTTTGATACCATGAG TGAAGACAATGCGGAGTACAGTGCGGCGCGCGAGCGCGTGGTGTGGTCGCTGGAGGAGGCGGCGTCGCGGCCGCTGCTGCGGGCGGAACAGGCGTTGGCTACGCTCAGGGACGTGGCCTCGCACAAGGACGACAAGTACTTCGACAAG GTTCAAAAACAACATGAGGCTGCCATGGAGTATTTACAGAAAGTGACGCCATTCGAGGACAAATTACTTACGGCAGA AACACCAGAGGAAAAGTTGAAGATATTCGAGGAGTACATAGATACCGTGAAACAGTTGTCGCAGGAAGACAAGTACGCGGAGTGCGATAGCGATGGAATACTCAAG GTCCTGTACGAGCGCGCGTCCACGTcgtgcggcgcgggcgcgggcgtgGCGGCGCTGCTGCGCGCGTACGCGCGGCACGCGGAGCAGCGCTCGTCGCGCGCCACCTACGCGCGCGTGctggccgccgccgcgcgccgctcgCCCGGGACCCACTACTTCTGGGCGGCGCAGATGCAGCACGCCGAGAAGGAGGGCAAGGACTTCGACGAG GTGAAGTCAATATTCGAACGTGCATTAGCGAACGGCATGGACGCGTATGTCCAGAGCGAGGCGATATGGCTGGCTTACCTGGAGTTCATGCGGCGCCGCACCGACTTCGCGGTGGAGGCCGACGTCGACCGCCTGCGACGCACCTTCCGGCTCGGCTGGGACTCGCTGGCTGAG acGTGGGGTGAAGAAGCGAACGATTGCGAAGTGCCGTTGTTCTGGGCGCGCCTGGAGTACCGCCGCATGAAGGACCCCAGACAGGGGAAGGAGATCTTTGAAGAGCTCTTCA AATACGGCGACAACAAATCGTTCTCGAAGTACTGGGAGGCGCTGATCGGGCTGGAGTGGGAGCGGCGGCCGCAGCCCTCGGAGCACAAGCTGCGCGACCTGTTCCGGCGCGCGCTGCGCTTCGTGAAGGACTACCCGCCCAGCATCGCGCGCCTCTGGACCGACTACGAGCGCGACTACGGGGAGATGCACACCATGCGCGAGTGTAGCGAGGCTTGCGAG GTGAAACTAAAAGAATGGCGAGAGAACTATCaagaaatgaaagaaaaaatGTCAGGATCAAAAAATAAGGGCAAACAGAACAAAAAGAACAAATTCgacaaaaagaagaagaaagaagatgaTCAACCAAAGAAAGGAAAGAGAAAGAGTGAACAGAGCGAGGAAG GTGGGTCAGTGAAGAGGAAGCGGGACGAAGATACACAAGTTGAAGGGAAAGACAAAGACAACAAGAAAGAAAGCAAGAAGGAAACCGACGGTGGAGGAGTGAAGCGATCTCACGAGGAAGAAGAGACTGATA GCACGGACTCGAAGCGGCAGCGGACAGACAGCGCGGAGAGCGAGCCGCGCTGCGCCGCGCGCGAGGCCTGCACGCTCTTCGTCAGCAACCTCGAGTTCAA GGTAAACGAACAGAAGTTGCGCGACGAGCTGTCAAAATACGGCGAGATCGCGTCGCTGCGGGTGAAGGCGGGCGTGAAGGCGTTCGGAGGGTCCATCTGCTACTGCCAGTACAAGACTCCG GAGGCAGTAGATGAGGCTTTAAAACACGACCGAACGCCGCTCGAGGGCCGACCAATGTTCTTCTCACG GTATTCATCGAAGAAATCAAAACCGTCGTTCAAGTATGCGACGACGGCCGAGAAAAACAAGTTGTTTGTCAAGAACCTCCCGTTCTCACACTGCACCAAGGACGCGCTCACAGACATATTCGGACAACACGGCAAGCTGAAAGACGTGCGCGCTGTCACACACaa GGACGGCAGACCAAAAGGGCTAGCGTACATAGAGTACGAGGACGAGTCGTCGGCGGCGCAGGCGCTGCAGCAGACCCACGGGCTGCTGGTGGCGGAGCGCCGCCTCGACGTGGCGCTCAGCGCACCGCCGCCCAgggcgcccgccgcgcccgcgctggGGCAGGCCAAGCGGGACCCCACTGCTGGCAT GCGGCGGACGCAGATAAGCAGTTTCATCCCGAGCGTGCTACAGAAGGCCTCGACCAGCAAGGCgacgaatggcgaccacgccgCGGCTGAGAAGCGACCACTCTCCAATGCAGACTTCAGATCCATGCTGCTTAACTAA